In Dyadobacter sp. NIV53, a single window of DNA contains:
- a CDS encoding xanthine dehydrogenase family protein molybdopterin-binding subunit, whose protein sequence is MEKVETTYNRRSFLKASAISGGGMLLGTSWLSNLKAAEIPVDFNPVADWNELNGYVKITADNIIHIMSPNPEGGQNVKTSMPMIVAEELDVAWKDVIVEQAPLNTDRYTRQFIGGSQAIHQSWKRLRTAGAAGRQMLREAAAGKWKVPLDEVSTDASVLYHKKSGRSAKYGEMASAASRIPIPKEVQLKDVKDFKIIGHSQKNVELPNIIKGAPLFGIDQHRDGMLIAMITHPPAFGMKLKSINDAAARVMPGIRDIFSIKSMRDDYPRQQFDTCTFPEVVAIVGNTTWEVMKAKKALKIEWEPFDDYMEKKEGRNDAVKVPAGLENTTDHYAKMAAMAGQPGKVRRKDGDPESAFKNAAKVIERTYTGPFLAHNCMEPMNFFAHVTEDKAELSGPLQKPEITEKALSARLGMPLDKIDIQMTRLGGGFGRRSYAHFLLEAALISRKVKAPVKLIYTREDDMTSGIYRSTYTATYRAALDANNNLTGFHLKAGGIPESPLFANRFPAGAVDHYLAEDWTIESNITNGSFRAPRSNFMAAAEQSFLDEVAEAAGKDPIDFRLELLRRAKDKPVGKDNEYDAERYAGVLELVREKSGWDQAKKTRHLGVSAYLSHDSYAAHVLDLEIIDGQPVVKKVCCAIDCGIVVNPDAAINMTEGAIVDGIGTALFGQMTIKNGVPDKNNFSTYRMIRMNEAPREIDVHFVKNNIDPTGMGEPAYPPVFAALANALYKATGKRFYDQPFMPGLIELKGNM, encoded by the coding sequence ATGGAAAAAGTTGAAACAACTTATAACAGGCGTTCATTCCTGAAAGCTTCGGCCATTTCAGGTGGAGGGATGTTGCTTGGCACCAGCTGGTTGTCAAATTTGAAAGCAGCAGAAATTCCGGTAGATTTTAATCCGGTTGCTGACTGGAATGAGCTCAACGGTTATGTGAAAATTACCGCTGATAACATCATTCACATCATGTCACCAAATCCGGAAGGAGGACAGAATGTAAAAACTTCCATGCCAATGATCGTTGCAGAAGAGCTGGATGTGGCCTGGAAGGATGTGATTGTGGAGCAGGCTCCTCTGAATACTGACCGCTACACGCGCCAGTTTATTGGTGGCAGCCAGGCGATTCACCAAAGCTGGAAGAGGCTGCGTACAGCCGGTGCCGCAGGCAGACAAATGCTTAGGGAAGCGGCTGCGGGCAAATGGAAAGTGCCGTTGGATGAAGTCAGCACAGATGCCAGTGTTTTGTATCATAAAAAAAGTGGCAGGTCGGCCAAATACGGGGAAATGGCTTCGGCTGCTTCCCGGATTCCTATACCCAAAGAAGTGCAGTTGAAGGATGTTAAAGACTTCAAAATTATAGGGCACTCACAGAAGAATGTAGAATTGCCGAACATCATTAAAGGAGCACCTTTGTTTGGTATTGACCAGCATCGCGACGGTATGCTCATCGCAATGATCACGCATCCGCCTGCTTTTGGTATGAAACTGAAATCAATAAACGATGCAGCTGCAAGGGTTATGCCGGGTATCAGGGATATTTTCAGCATCAAGTCAATGCGGGACGATTATCCGAGGCAGCAATTTGATACCTGTACTTTTCCCGAAGTAGTTGCTATTGTAGGAAACACGACCTGGGAAGTAATGAAGGCCAAAAAGGCACTCAAAATTGAGTGGGAGCCTTTTGATGATTATATGGAAAAGAAAGAAGGCCGGAATGATGCAGTAAAAGTGCCGGCCGGACTAGAAAATACTACGGACCACTACGCGAAAATGGCAGCAATGGCGGGCCAGCCAGGAAAGGTTCGACGCAAAGACGGAGATCCGGAATCGGCTTTTAAAAATGCTGCGAAAGTGATTGAACGTACCTATACCGGTCCTTTTCTGGCACATAACTGCATGGAGCCTATGAATTTCTTTGCTCACGTAACCGAAGACAAAGCCGAGCTTTCGGGCCCGCTTCAGAAACCTGAAATTACAGAGAAAGCCTTGTCAGCGCGGCTCGGTATGCCTTTGGATAAGATTGACATTCAGATGACAAGGCTTGGAGGTGGATTTGGAAGAAGGTCATACGCACACTTTTTATTGGAAGCTGCACTTATATCCCGGAAGGTAAAAGCGCCCGTCAAACTGATCTATACCAGGGAAGACGACATGACTTCGGGTATTTATCGTTCGACTTACACGGCAACCTATCGTGCTGCCCTGGATGCCAATAACAATTTAACCGGTTTTCATCTCAAAGCCGGAGGAATTCCCGAGTCACCGCTATTTGCAAACCGCTTTCCGGCTGGGGCTGTCGACCATTACCTTGCCGAAGACTGGACCATTGAATCCAATATTACCAATGGTTCGTTCAGGGCGCCACGGTCCAACTTTATGGCTGCTGCTGAGCAGTCATTTCTTGACGAAGTAGCGGAAGCGGCAGGTAAGGACCCGATAGATTTCAGGCTGGAATTACTCCGGCGCGCTAAAGACAAGCCGGTTGGGAAAGATAATGAATACGATGCCGAACGCTATGCAGGTGTGCTTGAACTGGTAAGAGAAAAATCGGGCTGGGACCAGGCGAAAAAGACAAGACATCTGGGTGTTTCAGCCTACTTATCCCATGATTCATACGCAGCACATGTGCTTGATCTGGAAATAATTGACGGGCAGCCAGTTGTGAAAAAAGTGTGCTGTGCAATTGATTGCGGAATTGTGGTAAATCCTGATGCGGCCATTAATATGACCGAAGGAGCCATTGTGGATGGTATCGGAACGGCCTTGTTCGGCCAAATGACAATTAAAAACGGAGTGCCCGATAAAAATAATTTTAGTACTTACCGGATGATCCGAATGAACGAAGCTCCCAGGGAAATTGATGTTCATTTTGTAAAAAATAACATTGATCCAACGGGAATGGGCGAACCTGCTTATCCTCCCGTTTTTGCTGCTTTGGCGAATGCCTTGTACAAAGCCACTGGTAAGAGGTTTTACGATCAGCCTTTTATGCCTGGCCTGATTGAGTTGAAAGGGAATATGTAA
- a CDS encoding SGNH/GDSL hydrolase family protein, translating to MTQQPKTKAHTKNQDLINRRRFFHYSGAAFLTTAFLSSCSVIDDVFPKSDKPGEEPEVVQERDKTLAFFGDSLTIGAGGTKPYGSVVAAALQGRPVVSDGIVGQVASSIAVRQGGALLTITVEGNKLDGIKPVKITKLSNSFLTTATNNNEYSRTGTVGGVRCTIRRIVNADLSETYTITPATVSVIAIPADSEFLLEDAARLKTATQILWYGRNNIGKTDAETEIMASLDKSVAYITAPARYLVLGVLLESDEGKGTENYSQVITINEKLAAKYGESYVAMTPPSDAEMTAISYNPTADDLTDLANLTFPRGLRADFENDDIHLNDKGYQIVANRVIEKIKVLKY from the coding sequence ATGACTCAACAACCAAAGACTAAAGCGCACACTAAAAATCAGGATTTGATAAACCGCAGACGCTTTTTTCACTATTCCGGAGCGGCCTTTCTCACAACAGCTTTTTTGTCGTCTTGTAGTGTAATAGACGATGTTTTTCCCAAAAGTGACAAACCTGGGGAAGAACCGGAAGTAGTACAGGAAAGGGATAAAACACTTGCCTTTTTCGGAGACAGCCTGACCATTGGCGCAGGTGGCACCAAGCCTTATGGCAGCGTAGTTGCAGCGGCATTGCAGGGAAGGCCGGTGGTAAGTGACGGGATTGTGGGCCAGGTTGCATCAAGTATTGCTGTCAGGCAGGGCGGGGCGTTGCTTACGATAACGGTTGAAGGCAATAAACTGGATGGGATAAAGCCGGTTAAGATCACCAAACTCAGCAATTCGTTTTTGACTACGGCTACTAATAACAATGAATACAGCAGAACGGGTACAGTAGGTGGAGTAAGGTGTACAATCCGGCGGATAGTCAATGCAGACCTGAGCGAAACGTATACCATCACACCGGCAACGGTGAGTGTAATTGCTATTCCTGCTGATTCTGAATTTTTGCTGGAAGATGCAGCCAGGCTCAAAACCGCCACGCAGATTTTATGGTATGGCCGGAATAATATAGGGAAAACGGATGCAGAAACAGAAATTATGGCTTCACTGGACAAATCTGTGGCCTACATAACAGCGCCTGCAAGATATCTTGTTCTGGGAGTGCTCCTTGAATCGGATGAAGGAAAAGGAACTGAAAATTACAGCCAGGTCATTACAATCAATGAAAAACTTGCGGCTAAATATGGTGAATCGTACGTAGCAATGACTCCCCCGAGCGATGCTGAAATGACGGCGATCAGTTACAACCCAACAGCCGATGACCTTACAGACCTGGCAAACCTGACTTTTCCACGAGGACTGCGGGCAGATTTTGAAAATGATGATATTCACCTGAATGACAAAGGTTATCAAATCGTTGCAAATCGAGTAATAGAGAAGATCAAGGTACTTAAGTATTAA
- a CDS encoding M57 family metalloprotease has translation MKKLLYSIAMVACTYFVSSCGSTSEVTPGDQVEVTPVDVVDYSIMKSYLIRYYGFKDLVETDESFVAEGDIVFDKKDYKLYGKLPANARHYQYSGGIITKVKVVNVRFASSVSSEWGTAVKAAIVQWNSLDGEIEFKYSTTAQANEILVSSKSLGRSSVIAQAYFPWNGLPAPQGIQINSDFIYRNNFPAAMKVETMVHEMGHILGIGHTDVSSSYMSYISLTGCSGKDPESVMQPVLTQGWNGFSSCDKKAFAKLY, from the coding sequence ATGAAAAAATTACTTTATTCCATTGCCATGGTAGCATGCACGTATTTCGTGTCGTCCTGTGGCAGCACCAGTGAAGTAACTCCCGGAGACCAGGTTGAAGTTACGCCCGTTGATGTAGTTGATTACAGTATCATGAAAAGCTATCTGATCCGCTATTATGGCTTTAAGGATCTTGTGGAAACAGACGAATCTTTTGTAGCAGAGGGTGATATTGTTTTTGATAAAAAGGACTACAAACTATACGGGAAGTTACCTGCGAATGCCCGGCATTATCAATACAGCGGAGGTATAATCACTAAGGTAAAAGTTGTGAATGTCAGGTTCGCGAGTAGTGTTTCCAGTGAATGGGGAACGGCCGTTAAAGCCGCCATTGTACAGTGGAATAGTCTTGATGGTGAAATAGAATTTAAATACAGTACGACTGCGCAGGCGAATGAGATACTTGTAAGCAGCAAAAGTTTAGGAAGGTCGTCAGTGATTGCACAAGCCTATTTCCCATGGAATGGATTACCTGCCCCACAAGGTATCCAGATCAACTCAGACTTTATTTATAGGAATAATTTCCCGGCTGCAATGAAGGTAGAAACAATGGTACATGAAATGGGGCATATTCTCGGAATCGGCCATACCGATGTCAGCAGTTCATATATGAGTTATATCAGCCTAACGGGTTGTTCCGGTAAAGACCCCGAATCCGTTATGCAGCCAGTGCTTACGCAAGGCTGGAACGGTTTTTCAAGTTGTGACAAAAAGGCCTTCGCAAAGTTATATTGA
- a CDS encoding toll/interleukin-1 receptor domain-containing protein — protein sequence MKTSFSGVLRKLMITWIIFFSILVILILFQTTLGKFGDDVLYPFFWLLSCAVPYIFFVALRYRQIRNIPEEKQPEVDGTIGVIIKTVSILYLVTLLAVILIEPFFSSNNPIKYLQGSAPGLYVFQLILIAACIVLNNRVKKTQSFPDKKTNILKSEPVVFISYNHNDKAIAQEIRTLLEKKNIEVLLDSDDMDAGEVIDKFIIDSVNKSTATLHIISSNSLMSGYVSREAIRTFYSEEFTNKRKYIACYLDEEFKSNDFIIRSVKKSTKSLMKLKGSLTNRMHWMSIPRT from the coding sequence ATGAAAACTTCGTTCTCCGGCGTACTGAGGAAACTAATGATCACCTGGATCATATTTTTTTCAATATTGGTTATTCTAATTCTTTTTCAGACAACCCTTGGGAAGTTCGGCGATGACGTGCTGTATCCGTTTTTCTGGTTGTTGAGCTGTGCGGTTCCCTATATATTTTTTGTTGCCTTACGATACCGGCAAATCAGAAACATCCCTGAGGAAAAACAGCCAGAGGTCGACGGTACTATTGGAGTTATTATCAAAACTGTATCTATCCTCTATCTGGTAACGCTTCTGGCAGTAATACTCATAGAGCCATTTTTCTCATCGAATAATCCGATAAAGTATTTACAGGGCTCAGCTCCTGGCCTTTATGTTTTTCAGCTGATCCTGATTGCTGCCTGTATTGTACTAAATAATCGTGTTAAAAAAACGCAATCTTTTCCGGATAAAAAGACAAATATTTTGAAGTCAGAACCTGTTGTTTTTATATCATACAACCATAACGACAAGGCAATTGCACAGGAGATTAGGACGTTGCTCGAAAAGAAAAATATTGAAGTTCTGCTTGATTCTGATGACATGGATGCGGGTGAAGTCATTGATAAATTCATTATTGACAGTGTAAATAAATCAACCGCTACGCTGCATATTATTTCGAGTAACAGCTTGATGTCCGGTTATGTGAGCAGGGAAGCCATCCGAACCTTTTACTCCGAAGAATTTACAAATAAGAGAAAGTACATTGCCTGTTATTTGGATGAAGAATTTAAGAGCAATGACTTTATTATCAGATCCGTAAAAAAATCGACGAAAAGCTTGATGAAATTAAAAGGATCATTGACGAACAGGATGCATTGGATGTCGATACCCAGAACCTGA
- a CDS encoding response regulator: MSINLTLQLIFSVLILRWKLSYALVSSVATVLFFSGAFYINGTDALVRFLKEGGFFYFLGQSVFPVILQMRYTRQYHDFIYSHNLQKQNKELEKQIQLAREATQAKTDFLSTMSHEIRTPLNGIVGIIHLMRQEDLRTNFQRELVETLNFSSDHLMAVVNNILDFNKINSNHVRLVSEPFDLSLLLRNLEKTFIPRVLEKNLNLIFEVNSALPAQLIGDQVRLNQIITNLIHNAVKFTDKGFVKLIVKEQKKDENRISLYFEVIDSGSGIPLEDQSAIFEIFTQSNIAANRSNRGTGLGLAITKELLRLFGSEISLESEVEKGSRFSFPIEFFYSDQPLAVEKPVAVKVALPDARILVVDDNTINLLFATNLLKKVGLQYDTAENGSEAVEKFNRMHYDLILMDLRMPVMNGFEATRSIREKGSLIPIVALTASAFTDERENALSNGFSGYLVKPFLPQEFYDLIYTFMKAEE; the protein is encoded by the coding sequence ATGAGTATCAATCTGACTCTCCAGCTCATATTTTCGGTTTTGATCCTACGCTGGAAGCTTAGTTATGCTTTGGTAAGTTCTGTTGCAACGGTACTATTTTTTTCAGGGGCGTTTTATATTAATGGTACTGATGCGTTGGTGCGTTTTTTGAAGGAGGGAGGTTTTTTCTATTTTCTGGGACAAAGTGTTTTTCCCGTAATTCTGCAAATGCGTTATACCAGGCAGTATCATGACTTTATTTATTCTCATAACCTGCAGAAACAAAATAAAGAGCTGGAAAAGCAAATTCAGCTTGCAAGGGAAGCTACACAGGCGAAAACGGATTTTCTGTCCACGATGAGCCATGAGATCAGGACTCCGCTTAACGGGATCGTGGGAATAATCCACCTGATGCGACAGGAGGATCTGCGAACGAACTTTCAAAGGGAATTGGTCGAGACCCTGAACTTTTCCTCAGACCATCTGATGGCGGTAGTGAATAATATTCTTGATTTCAATAAAATCAATTCCAATCACGTAAGGCTTGTCAGTGAGCCATTTGATCTCTCGCTTTTACTCAGAAATCTTGAGAAAACATTCATACCAAGGGTGCTGGAAAAGAACCTGAACCTGATCTTTGAAGTCAATTCTGCACTGCCTGCGCAATTGATTGGCGATCAGGTCCGGCTAAACCAGATTATTACCAACCTGATCCATAATGCAGTAAAGTTTACTGATAAGGGTTTTGTTAAACTCATTGTGAAAGAACAGAAAAAAGATGAAAACCGGATTTCGCTATATTTTGAAGTGATAGATTCGGGATCAGGCATTCCTTTGGAAGATCAATCGGCCATTTTTGAAATTTTTACACAAAGTAATATTGCAGCCAACCGAAGTAACCGTGGGACTGGGCTTGGACTTGCTATTACCAAAGAGCTTTTGAGGTTATTTGGAAGTGAAATCAGTCTGGAAAGTGAGGTTGAAAAGGGATCCCGTTTTTCATTCCCAATTGAATTTTTCTATTCCGATCAACCACTGGCTGTAGAAAAACCAGTCGCAGTTAAAGTTGCGCTTCCTGACGCAAGGATTCTGGTTGTGGATGACAATACAATTAACTTACTGTTTGCAACCAATCTGCTTAAAAAAGTAGGTTTACAGTACGATACGGCTGAAAATGGCAGTGAGGCAGTGGAAAAATTTAACAGGATGCATTATGATCTGATACTGATGGATCTGAGGATGCCCGTGATGAATGGCTTTGAGGCAACCCGTTCAATTCGCGAAAAAGGCTCCCTGATTCCTATTGTCGCGCTTACTGCTTCAGCCTTTACTGATGAGCGTGAAAATGCGCTGTCCAACGGCTTTTCAGGTTATCTCGTAAAGCCATTTCTTCCGCAGGAATTTTATGACCTCATCTATACCTTTATGAAAGCGGAGGAATAA